A single region of the Mercenaria mercenaria strain notata chromosome 6, MADL_Memer_1, whole genome shotgun sequence genome encodes:
- the LOC123550503 gene encoding uncharacterized protein LOC123550503 — MNLITSPPDVSDLERFWKLESLGISHEKDEGTTSDYLTTYQMNSIEFKDGHYSAKLPWKREHQPLPDNYNITVRRTENTIRRLRQDPDMLQKYGKIIADQEKRGFVERVVVDYTRNQIHYIPHHAVKKDLATTPIRIVFDCSCRQNKDSPSLNDCLESNPPELNDLTGILVRFCLHRFAVCTDIEKTFLHVQLDEKDRGVTRFLWLSDSNNPYSSLVTYRFKSVLFGATCSPFILNATLMKHLDRNEHVWVSETLRKDLYVDNVISSFPDEGTVADHVRDTCDLMSSAGLNLRSWNSCSNRLRGLAEAEDVLDSDKVTKILGMRWDPITDQLSVAQKKIPTFDSMTKRSILQQSYMTHLVSSVH; from the coding sequence ATGAACCTCATTACATCCCCGCCAGATGTGTCAGACTTAGAGAGATTCTGGAAGTTAGAATCATTAGGTATCAGCCATGAAAAAGACGAGGGAACTACTTCTGACTATCTTACGACCTATCAGATGAACTCAATTGAATTCAAGGACGGTCATTACTCAGCgaagttaccatggaaacgtgAGCATCAACCATTACCCGACAACTACAACATCACAGTAAGACGAACAGAGAACACAATCCGGCGACTTCGTCAAGACCCGGATATGTTGCAGAAATACGGCAAGATAATTGCAGACCAAGAGAAACGAGGTTTCGTAGAAAGAGTTGTAGTTGACTATACCCGGAACCAGATACACTATATCCCACATCACGCCGTGAAGAAAGATTTAGCTACTACGCCTATCCGAATAGTATTTGATTGTAGCTGTCGACAGAACAAAGATTCCCCTAGTCTGAACGACTGTTTAGAATCTAATCCCCCAGAACTCAACGACTTGACTGGTATCCTTGTGAGATTTTGCCTACATAGATTTGCCGTATGCACCGATATTGAAAAAACGTTCCTGCACGTGCAACTAGACGAGAAAGACCGTGGCGTAACGAGATTCCTGTGGTTGAGCGACAGCAACAATCCATATAGCAGTTTGGTGACTTACAGGTTCAAATCCGTTCTTTTTGGCGCTACTTGTTCACCATTCATTTTGAACGCGACACTTATGAAACACCTCGATAGAAATGAACACGTCTGGGTGAGTGAAACCTTGAGGAAGGACTTGTATGTGGACAATGTTATTTCCAGTTTTCCAGATGAGGGTACCGTAGCAGACCACGTCCGTGATACATGTGATCTAATGTCGTCTGCTGGCTTAAATTTACGTTCCTGGAACTCCTGCAGCAATCGTCTGCGAGGTCTTGCTGAAGCCGAAGATGTGCTTGACTCTGACAAGGTCACGAAGATTCTTGGCATGCGATGGGATCCTATTACAGACCAGCTATCCGTGGCACAAAAGAAAATTCCTACGTTTGATTCCATGACAAAACGGTCCATACTACAGCAAAGCTATATGACCCACTTGGTGTCTTCAGTCCATTAA